A region of the Cucurbita pepo subsp. pepo cultivar mu-cu-16 chromosome LG14, ASM280686v2, whole genome shotgun sequence genome:
GAAGGGAGCCTCCTGCAACCGAGAAACGTGTTCGAATCCGAACCTTCTCCAATGGAAACATCAACTACAGCCCATAAACCATCAGCATGCTGCCTGCAGAAGCGAAGGAACTTAAGCGTACGCACGGGAACCAGCGGGGAAAGTACTCGGAGTTCAGCATGCATCtgaataaatgaatgtttgttaGTTTATATACGTATTATCCGCACATTAATGTCGTGAGAGAAGGGGAGGGTGGGGTGCATAGAGAGATACCAATTGTAATGCGCCGTTTCTAGTTCCACACATGCCACTAGTTATCACGTCGATTGTCGTAGCTCTAGCGATCAAGCAAGGAAACATTTCTGCCCACCGGTTCTATTTTAAAGCCAAACGAACAATCCGTTAGTCTCTCATCAAAGCGTTTTAACAATCAGTATGTTTTAGCATTAATCTATTATAAAAAGGCGAAAATACATACTGCATCCATCAACGTCTCGACAAGTGCCAAGCTGTTGATGATGACCATTGTAGAATCTCTGGTGGCCTCTGTTGTCCAATTAATGTGCTTCATGCCAGCtgaagaaggaaaagtccTTGAATATTCATCGAGGTTCAATGTCTCTCTGCTACCACCATCCCGACTTCTGATCCAAAGGGGGGCATCCGTTTGAGCCATCTCAACTAACTCATTCATAGCTGCCAAAGCAAAATCCACATATATTGTTCTGTCAAGTGGTATATCATTGCCTGAGACGCCTATTTCGGGCTTACTAATAGGCATCGCAGGGCCAGCACCGAAATGTCCATTTCCCAGCCCCATAGAATCAGAAACGGTACTCGACCTTCCGATTCCACTTCTTCCAACAGACAGTTCCAAGCAAGAGTCAGAACTTGGTGAAGAGCCCTGATTGCCAAAGGGTGAAGAAACTGGCCAGCCCAAGAACTTGTTGGTGACAGTATATAACCGGTGCAGTTCCTCTCTTAATCTGGCATTCTCAATTCTAAGATGGTGTTCTTCAAATGATAGATGACCAGGAATTGAAGGGCCACCACAAGTATTACATGTTGGATTAGCAATAGCATCCTTCATCACACTATTCTCGGCTCGGAGCTTATCGTTTTCTTGCTTAAGAATTGCATTCTCATGGCGTTCTATTTGTGTCTGATACATTTTCAAACATCGTACGTTATATTTACCTTCTTTGCCACGAAATTTTATGAACAACAGGATATGCAAATGCACACGAATAACGGTTAGCTGTTTACCTTCATCTGTGTTCGACGATTTTGAAACCAAAACTTCACTTGCTTTGTCTCCAAACACAGCCTCCTACTAAGTTCACTTCTTTGTTTATCATCAGGATGAGGGCATTCCTTGAAGAAACTAAACCagacaacaaaaagaaagaaaaagaaatcgaaTTACTACGCATGTGCTACCGAAAGCCAAAACGATCAAAAGAGCAGATTAAAAGATGTACATCTCAAGCTCTTGGATCTGATGGGGAGTATGCCTATGGTACTTCTTCCCTTTCGGTTGTTGTTCGTCGTTAGCGTCTTGATCGTCCCCAGATAAAGCACCATCAATGTTGTCGCTGCCTGATCTGCTATCATATTCATCTTCCCTCATCCTCACAGCTCCACTCGGGTCAAAGCCATCTCCAAGCAGACACACTTCACCATAACCATCCATTTTCCTCTGCAACATAAACCAATCAAACAATTCATTTGCGGACAAGAAAGGATCCTAAAACTAATGCATAACACATGAAATTGGAACAAAATGGTTGATGAAAACAATGAAGCGATACACATGGAAGTGGAACAAAATGGTTCATACAGTGGAAGTGGAGAATTCAGAGGAGCTAGGAATTGAACTGGGAATAGGCATGATGATGAGGTTGTATTAGCCACGGCTCTAGATTTCAGATCAAACCCTCCAAAATTCAACAGATTTACacaattatttccttttttgtttaggGATTCCAGGTTTGCTTAAAGGCTTAAAAAATGGGAGTTCTAAGAGATAGAAGTAACCGTCTGGTTGATTTCTGGGTTTGACTATAGCAGAGTAATGAGATATTGAGCACAAACAGACACCAAAGTCTACATTTCTCAATAGAAAACAGAAAGTTAAAGCTTTTTCCGCGTCAACGCCCATGCATGAATCGCGACTTTTTTCACCTCTCTGTCTCTTATCTTTTGAACACTTTCTCCGTCCAGAAAATCAGTTGCACAACAGTACAAAACCCAAGAGGAACAGGACAAAAAAAGTCCTCTTTTTCCTCGTTTCCATCCAGTTCATATCTCTCTACCAAAGAAGGCCGATACAGTATGAAACAATACCCTAACATTCAACATTCTTGACCCCATATTTGTCAGACCCAGATtgagaaaacaagaaacaaccCAACAAGAAGCCAAAGGAAGACAAAAACGCCAAACAAAGAGGTTGCAAGCTTTTGTTTTCGTCTCTGTTTTCATATTCACACTGTACGCCATGAAATTTACATTACTAAAGATGAAAGACGTAGAAAAGAGAAACAGCCCATTGTTCTTCCTCTATCAGAGAAGcggaaatggaagaaaaaagtaGGAAGTGCATGCAAAAAGTGAGACCTTTTAGATTGCTTAAACGTGAGAGACAGTGAAAGGcagagaaaaagggaagaagaacaGAGTTCCGCCAAGAAATTAATGGAATGGAAGTTTCAGATTGTCGCGATGGGATCGGTGGAGGAGACAAAGACgtataaaatattcataaaatccTTCTCTGGTCGTGAGCTGAGCTTGATTGTCACTGAAGATCATGAGATTAAGAcccacaaattaaaaattcaaagacaGTAACTTTATTAAGTTCTGTAGCTGACTTACAGAAAATCAAATCTTAAAAGAACACTCAAATGGGTGTTCTTCAtactattatttataatcttCTTTGAATCATAAATACGTTTACTTTACAATGCCCAAGTGACTTCTAGTTTTTCCTTCGATATGTATGAATTACATAATATAATACAATATTTAATACCCAAATCTCAGTTTTTTGAGAAAATGGAATATACCTTTTAACACAGTCAAACGTCTGATTGGTTGTCCTCTGTCGTGTTACGGACTGGGGGATCAGGTGTGTGCAGAACTACGTTAAGCTGGTGTTGCCACCAagttattttctcaaaaattaaatatctttcaattttacattttttttttctaagacTTAAGACCGTCCACTAAGTTAATGAATCATGGCGGACCAAGATGGCATTCACCTCCAAGGTATCTCAGAGAAGATGCAGCTAACATCATCTATGCTTCACATTTTGCTTCGCCAATTCGAGAAGAGAAAGTGAACTGATTGCGCCTTCACTCCCAATAAATACATTTCATAAAAGCTCAAAAGGGCTTCATCATCACGCCCATTCTGAGCATACCCAGATATCAAAGCAGCCCAAAAAACTACAATCGACATTCCATTATCAGGGGGAATTCCATGAACCCCCGCGCCgaaataaaaagaaggaagaaaaccCGCCATTTAATCAACCCTGAAACTAGTTTCCTTGCATCGGCTTACGCAGAAGGACGAAATGAAGGGCAAAGATTtcgaaagaagaaaagaaaaacaatcttTGAAGATTTCGTAAAGAATAATGATACCAAtagcaaagaaacaaaaacaaacgcGGGCTGGTGGAGAGTTGGTGCGTTGCGTTTGATTTCACTTCGTAAACGACATATCGTCTCATTGGCTTGCaagtaacaaaataaagttaaataaatgGTACGATCAGTCGCCAAACCGTTGGCGACCCCACTCCCGAGTCCCACACGAACTGGGGTGAACAAAAAACGCGCTAGTGGTTCAGATTAACCGCGAAAGGAAACTTCTTGTAGTGGGATGAAGTGTGGGGAATCAACAGAAAGTGAAACCCCACGTACCCAGAAACCTAATACGCCATTTTCGTTCGCAATTCTATCAAAATGCAACCCACACCCTCAACCCTCCACTTGTAGATTCAACGACGATCTGAATTCCCCCACTcgaattctattttttaactGATCGATCTTGCGAGGGCGTATAAGATCGAAATGCAGAGGATCCCTGATCACTATGGCAGTTgatctctcttccttttcacTTCATAAAGACCCTTCACCAAACCTCACCATCCCAACTCACCCGCATCCAGTTTTGGATTCAGGGGGCGACGGAGTttcagagagaaaaaaagtatGGCGAGGCAGGATATTGAGAGCAGGGAAGTGGCTGGGGGAGTAGCGAAGAACAGAGGAAGTACTAgcttttcctcttcctcttaTGTGATTGAAGATACCGAAACCCAATGGACTTCATGGCTTGTTCCTATGTTTGTTGTGGCTAATATTGCTGTGTTCGTTGTGGTTATGTATATCAATAATTGCCCCAAGCACAATGATGGTCTCCAGGGGAAGTGTGTGGCTAGGTTTCTAGAGAGGTTTTCTTTTCAGCCTTTGAGGGAAAATCCTCTCTTCGGCCCTTCTGCTGCCACGTAAGGCTTCTTTTACTTCCCTTGTTATATTCCACTTGTGTTAGAATTTGTTATCATCGCGTTGCTTGTTTGAGAAATGGAATGTTATTTTGAATATGGGGTTTGATTAGTTGTAGTTATGTAATTAAGTTTTGATGTTTATTCTGAAGTTGTTTCTTGCTTAACCATTGTTATTATGTGGTTTTGTCTAATTTGCTTGGTTTACTTATAATTAAAACCCCTGCGATCAATAGTTCCAGAGGACTTTTGCTGAATTATTGCTTGGGGCACGGTTGGGTCTTAATTAGAATCTCATTAATTGCTTATGTTTATTGAATTTCTGATAGATTTGTGgggttttgatttcttttgtacTTCTTCAACAATGCCTTCTGAATGATGAATGACTTGTCCAAGTAGCTTTATAGATGAGCAGTAGGGAGAACAATGCATATTAGTTAGCATTGAAGAAGGCTTTTGGATACACTTTTTTCTAAACTTGAGCTAAGTGGTGAACTTTCTTGGTCTTAAGATGGACGATTGGAATGTCtttcaaacttgaaaagaaCCAACAAATATGgagttctttcttttattgcaGATTGGAGAAGATGGGAGCTCTAGAGTCAACTAAAGTTGTGAATAAACATCAAGCATGGAGGTTGATTACCAGTATCTGGTTACATGCCGGTGTCTTTCATCTCATTGCTAACATGCTATGTCTGGTCTTTATTGGCATTCGCCTTGAGCAGCAATTCGGGTTTGGTATGTGCTGTTCTTTCCTTTATGAACTTAATCTTCTCAATAAGGTAATCGTTGCTTTTAAATCGCTAACTTAAAAGGAATTTCTGCTATTAAAAGTGTCTAGTCTTCTATTCAAAAGCAATTTAGATTCTTCTTCAGATGGTTAAAATATCTACTTCCATCCATTTCCctttcatatattatatgtagATCCTTGCCAGATGCATTAACATATAGCATATTAcccatataataatttattgagaGGCTGTTCTGAGGAGAATCAAGCCTATCGtgtactgtgagatcccacatcggttggagaggggaacaaaacattctttataagggtgtggaaacttcccctagcagacacattttaaaaaccttccggggaagcccgaaagagaaaaccttagtgggcttgggctgtacAAATACATTCTCTTTTCACTCCAAGAGAATAGCTGTTGTACTTCTTTTAAGGCTTACTTTTTTGTGGCTGAAGTATCTTTACTGCAGGCTGATTTGTTCCTGTAATCACTTGTGCAGTGCGAATTGGAGTTATTTACTTGGTCTCAGGATTAGGAGGGAGTGTACTGTCTTCTTTGTTCATTCAGAACAACATCTCTGTGGGTGCTTCTGGTGCTCTTTTTGGTCTTCTTGGAGCAATGCTTTCAGAACTGTTCACAAACTGGactatctataccaacaaggttGTAGATTTTAGACAAGAGAGCCAAATGCATTACCTTTTACATAATAAATCCAACATAGTTTCTCTCGCGTTGTTTATGTTTGATCCTGTGATGTATTTGGTGCATCTTACTTCTATAGGCTGCAGCATTGATCACACTTCTGGTTATTATTGCCATTAATCTCGGGATTGGAATTCTGCCACATGTTAATAACTTTGCCCACGTTGGCGGATTTTTTACTGGATTTCTACTTGGATTCGTGTTGCTTCCCCGTCCCAAGTATGGATGGTTAGAGCAACGGAATCTTCCCGGTGGTGGAGTTGGTCTGAGTTCCAAATACAACACTTACCAATATGTTCTGTGGATTATTTCAGCAGTTCTACTGATTGCAGGGTAAGTCCATGCTCATATTTTCTTATGTAATCTCTGAAATTTATATATAGACATGGGAAGAGCACTGAATCAAAATGGTGATTTTGGCCTTGCTGCTTTTGTataattgtcttggtatcagAACAAAATGAATCGTTTGCATGACTGCATACCAATTGGTTGTAAATATGCAGGTTCACCGTTGCGCTGGTGATGCTGTTCCGTGGGGAAAATGCGAACAGTCGCTGCCATTGGTGCCACTATTTGAACTGTGTTCCCACTTCAAGATGGAAATGTGATTAGCAATATCTTTAGAGAGATTTCATCATTTGGAGAATTAAATTTCTCCTGTAATTGTGCAGTTCATTAGAAATATATAGTCAGCACGTACAGTTTCTAGTTGCTTAGATGAACAATGGTAATGGTGCTATATGGAAGTATACGCTATTGTTTATGGGTTGTGTTCTCATCACTTGTAGTAATGGTTTGTATTGTTTCCAACAACTTTGGtgatttataaatatgaaCAGATATATAAGCAAAAGCAACTGCTAGCCAAATACTGAATCATATCCCCAAACTTCTAATCTCTATGTTTCCCTAGGTTAAAACTTTATTGTCAAGATTAATGCACATCAAACTGCAGAACACCTTTAGTCATAGGAGGCTCAACCGTTATAGCACTTGTCAAGAGCTGCTCGACCTTCATAACGTATGGTTCACCCGACctaggaatgccttgccttgaTGCAGTGATGAGACACAAAGATCTTGCTAATTTCCTGGATCGCCGCAGCGATTTTAGTAACTTCCAAGTGAGACTCTTCATATATCAACCGCAATACCACTACTGATCAGCTACCACCTTACCTGGCTTTGGCAGGGCTTCAAATTTGATCTCAATTCCAACAGCAGGTTCTAACTCTGTTCTCTTCTCTTGCACTCTTCTTTAGCCTTGTTTATGAATCTTACATTGAAGCTTGAACATTAggatagttttttttgttacaaatacaaaagaaagagaTCTCATCAGTATTAACCAATACCCTTGTGACTGTTGCTGAAATTGAAACACTCCAGAAACATTCTTTCATTAGGCTTATAGCTAGGTTGATACGCTAACCCCTTAAGTTCAATCAATGGGTTGTCAAGTTTGATTGAAGTTCTGTATATAAAGCAACACTAAGaataattgaacaaaattaTTCTTAGTTCTCATAACCTTTTGTTGGTTTTGTCAAGACTCTAATACTTTTGTGTCTCCATTTtgagttctttctttttatactGTTCACACTGTAAAGCATATCCATGTGAACTGCATCAGTAGACGACAACAAAGAGGACCCAGAAAGAAGACTTCTTATGATGTACTGAAAGAAGAGAGACAGTAATCTTTAGACTTTCCTGtgaaaaacataaactaaCTGAAAGAAAGTTTTGAAGTTGCTGTTTGCATTACAAAACAAGAGGGTGAACTGTAGCAGAATGAGGGAACGTATAAGACTCATATCAGTAGTTTGATATTCCAAAATCGAGCCAACCAAAGAATCtatagagaaaaagaaattgccTCTTAACCACTGACATGATTGTGCACATCAGGTTTTGTCTTCATGCTGCTCTCAATGATGATTTTCTGAAGGTGGAAGGGTCAACCAAACAGGAATTGTGGTAAATGCATTTGGATTTCACCTCCCAAATGAAGAGTAATTAATTGTTTCTTTTAGGAAAGTTAGCTGCATTGCATGCTCTCAAGAAAGATCCACTTCTCGTGAGGTAAAGATAAGTGACTGAAAAGTTTCGTCCTTTTGCTTTAATCTCCAAGGTCCCTGTAAGGAAATCATATGGTAGCAGTAACAATGAACTTAGGGGGGGGAAATAAGGCTGAGAACCATCATGAACTATCAAGCTTGAAGCTGTGGTCAATCAGACATGCTTGGATTTGCCGACAGAGGACAGGTTTGATTTTGTACCATATGAATGTGCTCCTTCTCATTCACTTTCACTGACTGTGTAACTCAGTGGCCTTTTGTGAGCATCCGAGGCTCCATTTTGTATTTACATTCCTTCTTTGAACTCATTGCAGCAACTTGCTGTAGTTCGGCCATGTGGGTGTCGAGACACACAGAAAGTTGGTTAAAAAGCTAACTTATTAAAAGGGTTTTCATTAGTCCGTGAATGGATAGTGATTTACAACTCCTAATTACACCATCTCTGTTGCTTTTTTAGGACTTCTTTTCTGCTCATTAATTCCCACCAAACATTAGCTTTTTCACTTTGCGAGCTGTGGATTTATTTATCCCTTTTGTCATGGCCcgtgattttcttttttggattaaACTGTTTGTTAAGTTACCCTTTTGAAACGATTGCTAATGTTTGATTATTCCTGTCAACTTTATAATGAcgttgatatgatattatgtcATGATggttatgatattttattatatggtaACTTTTCTGATTGAAAGTTGTTGGAATAGTAGCCATTACTTAATTATATGAAACCATCTTTGGAGGAAGTGTTGATGGATTAGGTTATgatttgaaaaatcaaaatgttgGTTCATACATCATATTCTCAAATGTAACAAAGCATTCTATagttctagaaaaaaaaaaaaaaacaatattaatgtGAGAtaccacgtcggttggagagagaaatgaaacatttcttagaaaagtatggaaatctctctctaagaGACACGTTTTTTAAACTACAATGCtcacgacgatatgtaacgggccaaagtagacaatatctactaacggtagATATTTAGACCAGCTGAACAATTTGGTCGACAGTGTTTGAAAGTGTACAAGTGTACAGATTGAGGAGATGAACAGAGGTTGATTGGTCAGATCGGAGtacaattcaaatttcaaaggcATTGGCTTAGCACTCGAAACATGGAAGTATTGTACGTTCATGGTCAACAAGTTGTAGACTAGACATCAGAAGAGGtcaaataattacaattaCATTGCTGCTGAACAAAAGAAAGCACACGCCCACACACAGCATAATCAAAAACGAGAagttacaaaaacaaacaaagatcATCTTGATTTGGTACTTGCAAACTTAGTCATGCGATCAGCTACAGAATTGGCATTGTTTGATGAATTGGGTTCGTGGGAGATCCCGCTGTTTGAAAAGCTCCATGCATCCCAAGATACCTGAGAATGCCGCTTGTTCGATCCGAGTTTCTCTAACTCCAGCCTCTGTCTTGGAGCACTTTGTGACCTGACTTTTGCTTTGGACGACTCTGTGTTGGCCATATAGTTTGGATAACCTGCATAGCCGCTGAAATATCCCCATGCATACTCACTTCTTGTCGGCGAAAATGTAGCTCTTTTTGCGCCATTACCACGCCTGGAGTTGGCAGAATGCACTTGAGGGCTATTTTCTGCTGTTCTTGTAGCTGCTTCATATTTTCCAAGAGGGTATTTTAAAGAGCTCAAGGACGCTTCCCCTGAGGAAAGACTCGAAACTGGTTTTGCAGCCTTCGACGAATGTTTCGATGGGGAGTCGATTGTCGTAAAGCTCTGGTTTTTAAACTCTGGAGCCATTTGAGAGTTCTTAAAGCTGCTGATGTTTCCTTGAGACTTCAAATGAGGTTTCCATGTATCAACTTCGAGGATTTTGTCTGTTTTCTCATCCACAGCATGAATGTTTTTTAGAGCCAAATCTCGATTATTCCACAAGTTTTCTTCCATCCAACGGTCTAACCAGCTTGACCCGACTGGCGCTCCATCCACAACACTGACATCCTttaagtttgaatttgaaccACATCTCTGCAAGAGTTGGTAgcaaaagttgaaaataaacattaCTTTTTGGTGACAAAATCAGCCTGCCATAACTTGAACGAACTTAACCAATAGCGCaaataagaatgaaaaaccACACTAGAGCTTAGAAAAACTAATGAAATCAAAGTCATTCAGCTACAAATGACATTATGTCGTATACCTTCAGAAGTGCAGAGTTGTCAAATTTATTACTAAGATGGGCACAGAATTGATGTTCATTTCCGTTGGGAGTTGCTTGGACCTAtcaacaaaaggaaaataattgaagatcATTCTCTAATAATCGCCACATGGTTGCCTGTGGTAAAAGTGGCAAACAGAACTTGCACAATTTGGATGACCAAATTCTTTGCTCTTTTCTatccaaacaaaacaattaattCAATATAAACTTAAGAATCCTAGAAAGCTATGAGCTCCTAGGTTGGAGGAGATGGTGTGCAACAACAGCATtcataggaaaaaaaaaagagaatgtACTTGAAATAGCATGACAATATTGGAAACTGGACAACAATGGTAGGGGGAAATGAACACGTACACGGATATGAGAGAGCGAGGACTTGCTGGTAGAATGCAAAGAATCCGATAAGTTCGAGCGACCAGCACAAGCTCGAGATTGCAATCTAACCAGTGTCTGCATTCGCCTTAGCATGTCAGCCATTTGCTTTCTCACAATGTGACCTCTCACCAAAGCTTGAAGCCTTACTAATGCCTTTAGTGCTCTAAGTGCCCGCCTTGCCTTCAAAATGTCCCTCCAAAAGTTAGACATAATAATAACCAAAACCCCTTCTGCAACTCATATTCAAAAAAGTCCCTTGAATTACTTTATTCCTTCAAATAAATGTGGAAAGAGCTATGATGGGGAAGGGGAccaatgcataaaataatttcaaccaACGCCAGAATGCAGCTTTAATACAACCATTTGAGCTAAACAAAAGCTAAGATAAAGtcactttaattattttaagcagaccatttaattaatttagcaGGTAAGGCTTTTGATTTCTCACCcagaattaaaaacaaatcccAGAAAACTTGAAAGGGAAGGACCCAGCAGTGTGTTTTATGATTATGGAAAAGCAATAAG
Encoded here:
- the LOC111810066 gene encoding homeobox-leucine zipper protein ANTHOCYANINLESS 2-like isoform X1 — encoded protein: MPIPSSIPSSSEFSTSTRKMDGYGEVCLLGDGFDPSGAVRMREDEYDSRSGSDNIDGALSGDDQDANDEQQPKGKKYHRHTPHQIQELEIFFKECPHPDDKQRSELSRRLCLETKQVKFWFQNRRTQMKTQIERHENAILKQENDKLRAENSVMKDAIANPTCNTCGGPSIPGHLSFEEHHLRIENARLREELHRLYTVTNKFLGWPVSSPFGNQGSSPSSDSCLELSVGRSGIGRSSTVSDSMGLGNGHFGAGPAMPISKPEIGVSGNDIPLDRTIYVDFALAAMNELVEMAQTDAPLWIRSRDGGSRETLNLDEYSRTFPSSAGMKHINWTTEATRDSTMVIINSLALVETLMDANRWAEMFPCLIARATTIDVITSGMCGTRNGALQLMHAELRVLSPLVPVRTLKFLRFCRQHADGLWAVVDVSIGEGSDSNTFLGCRRLPSGCVVEDMPNGFSKVTWVEHTEYDETVIHQLYRQLISSGVGFGSQRWLANLQRQCECLAILMSSTIPTEDPAGISPGGRRSMLKLSQRMVDKFCSGLCSSSLHKWDKLVVGNISEDVKVMARKSINEPGEPPGIVLSAATSVWMPVTQQRLFAFLQDDRLRSEWDILSNSRPMLEMVRISKGQDADNRVSLLRANPMNANESTMFILQETWTDISGSLVVYAPVDTASVSLMMRGGDSAYVSLLPSGFAILPNATNNDKDASMKSGMNSGHDNGCLLTVAFQILVNNLPTAKLTVESVETVNNLIFCTIRKIKTALQVS
- the LOC111810067 gene encoding RHOMBOID-like protein 3 yields the protein MARQDIESREVAGGVAKNRGSTSFSSSSYVIEDTETQWTSWLVPMFVVANIAVFVVVMYINNCPKHNDGLQGKCVARFLERFSFQPLRENPLFGPSAATLEKMGALESTKVVNKHQAWRLITSIWLHAGVFHLIANMLCLVFIGIRLEQQFGFVRIGVIYLVSGLGGSVLSSLFIQNNISVGASGALFGLLGAMLSELFTNWTIYTNKAAALITLLVIIAINLGIGILPHVNNFAHVGGFFTGFLLGFVLLPRPKYGWLEQRNLPGGGVGLSSKYNTYQYVLWIISAVLLIAGFTVALVMLFRGENANSRCHWCHYLNCVPTSRWKCD
- the LOC111810066 gene encoding homeobox-leucine zipper protein ANTHOCYANINLESS 2-like isoform X2, with the translated sequence MDGYGEVCLLGDGFDPSGAVRMREDEYDSRSGSDNIDGALSGDDQDANDEQQPKGKKYHRHTPHQIQELEIFFKECPHPDDKQRSELSRRLCLETKQVKFWFQNRRTQMKTQIERHENAILKQENDKLRAENSVMKDAIANPTCNTCGGPSIPGHLSFEEHHLRIENARLREELHRLYTVTNKFLGWPVSSPFGNQGSSPSSDSCLELSVGRSGIGRSSTVSDSMGLGNGHFGAGPAMPISKPEIGVSGNDIPLDRTIYVDFALAAMNELVEMAQTDAPLWIRSRDGGSRETLNLDEYSRTFPSSAGMKHINWTTEATRDSTMVIINSLALVETLMDANRWAEMFPCLIARATTIDVITSGMCGTRNGALQLMHAELRVLSPLVPVRTLKFLRFCRQHADGLWAVVDVSIGEGSDSNTFLGCRRLPSGCVVEDMPNGFSKVTWVEHTEYDETVIHQLYRQLISSGVGFGSQRWLANLQRQCECLAILMSSTIPTEDPAGISPGGRRSMLKLSQRMVDKFCSGLCSSSLHKWDKLVVGNISEDVKVMARKSINEPGEPPGIVLSAATSVWMPVTQQRLFAFLQDDRLRSEWDILSNSRPMLEMVRISKGQDADNRVSLLRANPMNANESTMFILQETWTDISGSLVVYAPVDTASVSLMMRGGDSAYVSLLPSGFAILPNATNNDKDASMKSGMNSGHDNGCLLTVAFQILVNNLPTAKLTVESVETVNNLIFCTIRKIKTALQVS
- the LOC111810095 gene encoding protein IQ-DOMAIN 14-like, with the translated sequence MGFLRRLFRPKKPPLDPPDSTQGLNKKKNRRWGFAKSAHNDQSRPYTTQSQPNAFGPSSSYTEPLDANKHAIAVAAATAAVAEAALAAAHAAAEVVRLTSSTTTHANANRRWMEEAAAVKIQSAFRGYLARRALRALKALVRLQALVRGHIVRKQMADMLRRMQTLVRLQSRACAGRSNLSDSLHSTSKSSLSHIRVQATPNGNEHQFCAHLSNKFDNSALLKRCGSNSNLKDVSVVDGAPVGSSWLDRWMEENLWNNRDLALKNIHAVDEKTDKILEVDTWKPHLKSQGNISSFKNSQMAPEFKNQSFTTIDSPSKHSSKAAKPVSSLSSGEASLSSLKYPLGKYEAATRTAENSPQVHSANSRRGNGAKRATFSPTRSEYAWGYFSGYAGYPNYMANTESSKAKVRSQSAPRQRLELEKLGSNKRHSQVSWDAWSFSNSGISHEPNSSNNANSVADRMTKFASTKSR